A window of Vigna unguiculata cultivar IT97K-499-35 chromosome 4, ASM411807v1, whole genome shotgun sequence contains these coding sequences:
- the LOC114182765 gene encoding protein SRC1-like: MSGIMHKIEDSFGGHKKDEEHKTEHKENHHDEHKGEHKEGFMDKMKDKLHGHEHDKSHKEGHKEGHKEEHKEGFMEKMKDKFHGDEHDKGENKKKKKEKKKHEHGHEKHGDSSSSDSD, from the coding sequence ATGTCTGGAATCATGCACAAGATTGAAGATAGCTTTGGAGGGCACAAAAAAGATGAGGAGCACAAAACAGAACACAAAGAAAACCACCATGATGAACACAAAGGTGAACACAAAGAGGGCTTTATGGACAAGATGAAAGACAAACTTCATGGTCATGAGCATGACAAGAGTCACAAAGAAGGGCACAAAGAAGGACACAAAGAAGAACACAAAGAAGGGTTTATGGAAAAGATGAAAGACAAGTTCCATGGTGATGAACATGACAAGGGTGAgaacaagaaaaagaagaaagagaagaagaagcatGAGCATGGACATGAAAAACATGGTGACAGCAGCAGCAGTGACAGTGATTGA
- the LOC114180479 gene encoding uncharacterized protein LOC114180479 encodes MAPYEALYGRKCRNSLCWYQDGEAVLEQTTEKLIMVRDRMQASQSRHNIYVDHMRRPLEFTARDHVFLRLRKHVFDPSHVLESEDVQIREDLIVEVPPISLEDSRVEERRGKLVSLVKVIWDRRIGDSTWELEEDMRKLDPHLFSWRI; translated from the exons ATGGCACCATATGAGGCTCTATACGGTAGGAAATGTAGGAACTCTTTGtgttggtatcaagatgggGAAGCAGTGCTAGAGCAGACCACTGAAAAACTGATAATGGTGAGGGATAGGAtgcaggcttctcagagtagaCATAACATATATGTAGACCACATGAGGAGACCTTTGGAATTCACAGCTAGAGATcacgtgttcttgagg TTGAGGAAGCACGTGTTTGATCCGTCTCATGTGTTGGAATCCGAGGATGTACAGATCAGGGAGGATCTTAttgtggaagtaccacccatttCTTTGGAGGATAGTCGAGTTGAGGAGCGTCGGGGAAAACTAGTCAGCCTagtcaaagtcatctgggatcgtaGGATaggtgactctacttgggagttagaggaggatatgaggaagttGGATCCGCACCTATTTTCCTGGAGGATATga